The DNA segment CAAACTGGGGCAGGCCAGAGGCGCAGCCATCTGTGCAGCGGTACATGGGGGATTGAGTGTGGCTGAATATACCCCCACCCTTATCAAAAAGGCGGTGGTGGGTACGGGGCGCGCAGATAAGGCGCAGATTCAGCATATGGTGCAGATGATCTTGGGACTGGGTGAGAAACCTCAGTCTGATGCCGCGGATGCCTTGGCAGTGGCCCTGAGCCATGCCCACACCCATACCACCCTTATGCACCAGTCCGGCCGCGGAAAATGAGGATCACAGTGTCCCATCCATGTAATAATCACGGCTTGAATCGTCAACCGGATAACAACCCAGGATGATAGGCCGTTTAAAGGGGGAGCTTGTGCACAAGCAGGCGCCCCACCTCCTGATCGATGTCAATGGTGTGGGCTATGAGCTTGAAGCGCCGCTCTCGACATTCTTTACCCTGCCGGAGTCCGGCCAGGGGGTAATCCTTTTCACTCATCTTGCGATACGCGAGGATGCCCATGTCCTGTATGCCTTCGCCACAGAATCGGAGCGGGCCCTGTTTCGCAGCCTGCTGAAGGTCAGTGGTGTCGGAGCCAAGATGGCGTTGGCGATACTCTCCGGCATGAGTGCCGAGGAGTTCAGTCGCTGCGTGGAGGTCGAGGATGTGGCGTCACTGGTACGCTTGCCGGGAATCGGCCGCAAGACGGCACAGCGACTGATTGTGGAAATGCGTGACAGATTGGCTAAGCTGGACGATTTGACGCCGGCTCTCGCTCCGCAGCAAAGCACTCAGGCCAAAAGCCGCGGTGGCGCTACAACCGATGCCGTGGCCGCACTGGTGGCCCTGGGCTATAAACCTCAGGAGGCCGGCAGTATGGTTAAGGCAGTGGCGGAGGACGGGATGGACAGCGAGGCCCTGATACGGGCTGCACTGCAAAGCGCGGTGCAGCAATAGTGGGGCTGTTGAGCGTGGATAATTCTGACCGGATCGGGCAATGAATAGCGAACCCAGACTGATCAATGGCGATGCCACAGGCGAAGACGCCGCCCTGGACCGGGCAATCCGGCCCAAGCGCTTGCGTGACTATGTAGGGCAGCCCGCAGTTTGCGAGCAGATGGAGATCTTCATCCCGGCGGCCAAGGCGCGGGGCGAGGCCCTGGATCACGTCCTGATCTTCGGTCCTCCCGGGTTGGGTAAGACCACCTTGGCCCATATCATCGCCAATGAGATGGAGGTCAATCTGCGGCAGACCTCAGGTCCGGTGCTGGAAAAGCCGGGGGATCTGGCGGCGTTGCTGACCAACCTGGAACCCCATGATGTGCTATTTGTGGATGAGATCCATCGTCTGAGCCCGGTGGTGGAGGAGGTGCTCTACCCGGCAATGGAGGATTTTCAGCTCGATATCATGATCGGTGAAGGGCCGGCCGCCCGTTCGATCAAGCTGGAACTGCCGCCCTTTACCCTGGTTGGGGCCACCACCCGCGCCGGTCTTCTGACCTCTCCTCTGAGGGACCGCTTCGGTATCGTGCAGCGGTTGGAGTTCTATAACAGCAAGGATCTGGCCCGGATAGTCACCCGTTCAGCGGAGATACTCAACATCGGTATGGATGCGGATGGGGCCGCAGAGATCGCGCGCCGCTCCAGGGGTACGCCGAGGATTGCCAACCGGCTGCTGAGGCGGGTGCGCGACTACGCCCAGGTCAAACAGGATGGCCATGTCAGCCAGGCGGTCGCCGACAGCGCCTTGGGCATGCTCAAGGTCGATGGCAACGGTTTTGACAATATGGATCGGCGTCTGTTGCTGGCAGTCATCGAAAAGTTCGAAGGCGGGCCTGTGGGGGTCGATAATCTGGCTGCGGCGATCGGTGAAGAGAAGGGTACCATCGAGGATGTCCTGGAGCCCTTTCTGATCCAGCAGGGATTTCTGATGCGCACACCACGGGGCAGAGTGGCGACCCAGGCTGCCTATCTGCACTTTGGTTTGTCACCGAAACCGGGCGAACACGTGCCGACAGAGGATGATCTGTTCCGTGAGGAGTAGGTGACAGAGGGTCTCTTCCTGAATTCGGATAATCTGGCCCCTCTGCTCTCTTCGAGCCCGATCAGTTTTACTCCAGCTTGAGTTCACGGCTCGCCAGCATGGATGTCAAATTCTGAGAGCTTCAACCAGGCCATTCCGGGAACTCCTCTCAAATCACACACTCATAGATTGGGATTCATGCAGGGGATTGTGTATTTTCACTACCATCGGTATACGAAGCTAAGTATGATTACTCGATTATTTGTATGCCACATCATGATGTTAGCGGAACAGTGATTCGGAGCTGGATAGAGGTATGAACGACGAGTCGCCGAGTTTTGTCTGGCCGGTCAGGATCTATTACGAGGATACTGATAGCGGTGGTGTTGTCTACTATGCCAACTACTTGAAATTTATGGAACGGGCACGCACCGAGTGGTTACGTTCTCTGGGCTTCGAGCAGGATCTGCTGCTACAACAGGACGGGATCATCTTCGCAGTTCGCCATGTGGAAGTGGGTTACCATCAGCCAGCCCGTTTTAATGATCTCCTCGAGATCCATGTCAGGCTGGCGAAGCGAGGACGTGCCAGTCTCACCCTGTATCAAGAGGTTGTAAAAGCGTCGGATTCTCAGCTGCTGTGCAGGGGAAATGTAAAGATTGCTTGCGTGGATATGAAAACAATGAGCCCCACCCCCATTCCAAAGAAAATATTGATGGAGATACCGGATGTCGACTGACCTGACCATTACCCATCTGATTCTGAATGCCAGTCCGGTGGTTCAGTTTGTGATTGCCCTGTTGGTATTCGCATCCCTCAGCTCATGGAGCATGATCTTCGATCGCATGCGCACCCTCAAGAGTGCCGGGCGCGCAGCGGATGACTTTGAGGGTCGATTCTGGTCAGGCGGCGATTTGGCGGAACTCTACCGTCAGATCGAAAGGGAGACCGATGATGAGTCGGGCATGGCAGCGATTTTCCGTGCCGGATTTCGCGAATTTGCCCGCTTGCGCACCAAGGGGCATAAAGATCCCATGGCAATGGTGCAGGGGGCACAGCGCTCCATGCGGGTCTCTCTCAATCGCGAGGTCGATTTCCTGGAACACCATCTCTCAACCCTGGCCACGATTGGCTCCACCAGCCCCTATGTTGGACTGTTCGGTACCGTGTGGGGGATTATGAATTCATTCACCGCCCTGGGAAATGTGAAGCAGGCGACCCTGGCGCTGGTTGCCCCGGGAATCGCCGAGGCGTTGATAGCCACGGCAATCGGTCTGTTTGCCGCGATACCCGCGGTTGTCGCCTACAATCGCTACTCCCACGATGTGGAGCGGTTAAACAACCGCTACGACGACTTCGTCGAGGAGTTTGCCACCATCCTGCAACGTCAGGCTGTCAGCTAAACCGGCGGATTGCGATGAGTCGTCAGAAAAACCGCCGCCGTCCCATGTCGGAGATCAATGTCGTACCCTATATCGACGTGATGCTGGTGCTGTTGGTGATTTTCATGATCACCGCGCCACTCCTGACCCAGGGGGTCAAGGTGGAACTGCCACAGGCCGATGCGGAGCCGTTGCCGAAAGAGGCGGATGAACCGCTGGTGGTGACGGTCAATCGAGCGGGTGAGATGTTCATCGATATCGGTCAGGGCAAGGATCAGCCGATTGAACCCGATACCCTGGTCAAAAGGGTGCAGGCTGTCCTCAAACATAAACCGAAGACCCCGATTATGGTGCGCGGTGATGCGGGGGTTGCCTATGGACGAGTGGTGGAGGCGATGGTGCTATTGCAGGCCGGTGGTGCGCCCAGTGTTGGCCTGATTACCGAATCGCCGGAGTCTTAGCGTTGTTCTCAGTTCTTAAAAGAAATCCGGTTTCAGTCGTATTGGCACTTCTGCTGCATGTGTTGATCGTGGTATTTCTGATATTCGGCTATGACTGGTCGAAAGTGCACAAACCCGCTACGCCTAATGCGAATGTGGTGAAGGCGCATACCGTGGATGCCAAGCAGCTCGATCAGGCCAAGGAGAAAGAGAAAGCCGCATCGCGGGAGAAGCAGCGCGAACAGGAGCTAAAGCAAAAGCAGGCGGAAGAGAAAAAGCGCCAGCAGCAACTGGAACAGAAACGCATCGCCAAGGAGAAGGCGGAAAAGCAGAAGCTCGAGGTTGAGCGCAAGCGCCAGGCCAAATTGAAAAAGGAGCGGGAGGCGAAAGAGGCCAAGCGCAAGGCCGAAGCCAAACGGTTGGCGGCGCTGGAAACCAAACGCAAGGCTGAACTGGAGAAGAAGCGCAAGGCGGAGTTAGCAGCCAAAAGGAAGGCAGAAGCGAAGCGAAAAGCGGAAGCCGCAGCCCAGGCCGAGCGTGAACGTGCCTTGCAAGAGCAGTTGGCGGCGGAGCAGAATAGTCGCGAAATCGATCGCTATGTGGCGGTGATCAAGCAGCAGATCGAACGCAACTGGCTGAAACCGGGACAGGCAGGCAAGGATTTCTCCTGTGTTGTTCAGGTACGCCTGATACCGGGGGGGGATGTGGTGCCTGGTGGCGTAAGTATCGTCAGGAGCAGCGGTAACTCGGCATTTGATCGATCGGTGGAGTCGGCCGTGTATAAAGCCGCGCCACTGCAGGTGCCGAGTGGACCCTTGTTCGAGTCCTTCCGTACCTTGAAACTGAATTTTAAGCCGAGTAGCTGAATAGTCGTCATTATGAAAAACAATCTACTTATCCTGGTTTTGTTACTGTGTTGGCAACCGGCGCTCTATGCCGAGTTGACCATTGAGATCACCGAAGGTGTCGAGGGGGCACTGCCCATCGCTGTGGTACCTTTCAGCTGGCAGGGCAAGGGAACCCCTCCAGAGGATATTGCCGCCGTGATCAACGGTGACCTGCAACGCAGCGGTCGTTTCAAGACACTGCCACGGGAGGATATGCTGGCCAGGCCAACATCGGTGGATGGGGTTGAATTCAAGGACTGGCGGGCCCTGGGCATCGAAAATCTGGTAATCGGCCAAGTACAGGCCCATGGTGCCGGTGGCTACCAGATACAGTTTCAGTTACTCGATGTCTTTCGGGGTGAGCAGCTGACCGGTTACAGTATCCCCACCACGGCGCCGAATCTACGCAGTACCGCCCACCGGATTGCTGACCTGATCTATGAGAAACTGCTGGGCGTTCCGGGTGCCTTCGCTACCCGGGTGGCCTATATCACCTCCACCAAGCAGGCCGACGGCGAGATGAAGATCAAACTGAATATCGCCGATGCGGATGGTTATAATTCGGAGACCATCGTCACTTCCACCGAGCCATTGATGTCCCCCGCCTGGTCGCCAGACGGTCGCCAGATAGCCTACGTCTCTTTCGAGGAGGGGCAGTCTGCTATCTATGTGCAGGGGGTCTATACCGGCACGCGCAAGAAGGTCACCTCATACAAGGGCATCAATGGGGCGCCCGCCTGGTCGCCGGATGGGCGTAAACTCGCCCTGACCCTGTCGAAAGGGGGTAATCCCGATATTTATGTTTATGACTTGACTACACGCAAGCTCAAGACCATCACCCGCCACTATGCCATCGATACGGAGCCGGCCTGGTCACCGGACGGGCGCTCTATCGTCTTCACCTCGGATCGTGGGGGCAGACCACAGATCTACCGGGTTTCGGCCCACGGCGGCAAGGCGCAACGGGTAACATTCCAAAATAGCTACAACGCTCGAGCCTCCTTTTCACCCGATGGAAAGCTGCTGGCCCTGGTTACCCGGGAAGAGGGGAAGTATCGCATTGCGGTTCAGGATCTCGAGTCCGGTGTGATGCAGGTGCTCAGCCAAGGGAGTCTGGACGAGTCGCCCAGTTTCGCGCCCAATGGGAGCATGGTAATTTATGCATCCAAGGCGGGTCATCGTGGTGTTTTGGCAGCGGTCTCGGTTGATGGCCGTGTACGACAACGCCTCGCCCTGCAGGAGGGTGATGTGCGTGAACCGGTCTGGTCACCTTTCAACAATTAATTACACCGCTGCTAAGGAGATATGCAATGAAAAAAGTACTAGTCCTCTGGGTTCCAATTTTACTCTCGCTGTTGCTGGTCGTCGGCTGTTCATCCACGCCGACCCTCGAAGGTGAAGGTGCGGATGTTTCCGAGCAATCCACCGGTGCCGAGGGTAGCCAAGCGGGTACATCCACTTCCGCCGCCAGCGAGGGGGGTGAGTGGCTGGGCGATCCCTTGGAGAACCCCAACAGTCTTCTGGCGACCCGCGTGATCTATTTCGATTTTGATCAGAGCGCGGTGCGTGCGGAGTATCTGGACGTGATTCAGGCCCATGCCGACTATCTGGCAGCCAATCCTCAGGTGGTCGTGCGTCTGGAGGGTCATGCGGATGAGAAGGGCACACGGGAGTACAACCTGGGACTGGGTGAAAACCGCGCCAACTCGGTGCGTAGTCTGATGCTGGCTCAGGGTGTGTCGGACAACCAGCTGGTGGTTGTGAGTTACGGGGAAGAGAGACCTGCGACATTCGAACACAATGAAGAGTCCTGGGCACTTAACCGACGGGTTGAACTGGTCTACTGATACGGGAGAGAGTGATGAGGTTGATCATCGAAAGGGTCTTGCTCTGTACCTTGATGGGGCTCTGTGTCATGAGTCCGGTATTCGCTGCGAATGGCGCTAAGCTTAGCCTGGAACAGCGGCTGCAGCGGATCGAGCGCATCATGCAGAATCAGAGTCTTGCCGACCTGGTACTGCAGGTACAACAGCTGCGACAGGAGGTGCAGCAGATTCGTGGCGATCTGGAGGAGCAAAAGCACAATATGGATGCCATGAGCCGGCGCCAACGTGATCTCTATCTGGATATCGATCAGAGACTCTCTCGATTTCAGCCTGGTGGTGCGGCACCGCCCTCGCCACAACCCATATCACCCCCGATGACACCACCCTCTGCAGCGGCCCCGGTACGCCAGCCGGTTACCCCACCCACGACACCGTCCCCCGGGTTCGGGGCATCGGCGCAGGTCGCGACTACCGCACCCCCCGATCCGAAAATGGAGTCGGATGCCTACCAGGCCGCCTTCAATCTGCTGAAGCAGGGGCGCTACGGGGAATCCATCACCGCCTTCTCCGATTTCCTGAGGGACTACCCCGGGGGGGATTACGAGGATAATGCCCAGTATTGGTTGGCAGAGGCCAGCTACGTCAATCGGGATTTCGATACCGCCCTGGGAGAGTTCACCAAGATACCGGAAAAGTATCCATCCAGTCCCAAGATTCCGGGTGCGATGTTAAAGATGGGCTATATCCACTACGAAAAGAAGAACTGGACGGATGCCAGAAATATCCTGAATGAGTTGATAAACAACTACCCCACCACGACCGAATCGCGCCTGGCGCAGAAGCGCCTGCAACGACTCACCAAAGAGGGGCATTGAGCGGAGACGCTAGCGTTTCCCGTATCTGAGTATGTCTCGACTTCGAATAACCGAGATCTTCCTCTCCCTGCAGGGGGAGGGGAGGAGTGCAGGATTCCCCACCGTTTTCGTTCGCCTGACCGGCTGCCCATTGCGTTGCCACTACTGCGATACTGCCTATGCCTTCAGTGGCGGTGAGTGGCACTCCATCGATGAGATCCTGCAGCAGGTCGCTGACTTCCATGTGGATCATGTCTGCGTGACCGGTGGTGAACCGCTGGCACAGGCAGATTGCCTGCCCCTGTTGAGCGCCCTGTGCAATGCGGGTTATAAGGTTTCCCTTGAGACCAGCGGTGCCCTCGATATCAGCGACGTGGACCCGCGGGTTAGCAGGGTAATGGATCTGAAGACGCCGGGTTCGGGGGAGATGACCCGCAACAGGATGTTGAATCTCGATTCCCTGAGAGTCCGAGATCAGGTCAAGTTTGTTATCAACGACCGGGCCGATTACGAATGGAGTTGTGAGCAATTGGAGCAGTTCCGGATCATGGATCGGTGTGAAGTACTCTTCTCTCCTGCCCAGGATCAGATGAATCCCACCCAACTGGCAGACTGGATGGTGGAGGATCGGGTGCTGGCCAGGATGCAGTTGCAGCTGCACAAACTGTTGTGGGGCAACCAGCCGGGAAGATGAACAATGAGTAGACGCGCGGTGGTGTTGCTATCGGGGGGGCTGGATTCGGCAACGGTGTTGGCGCTCGCCAGCAGCCAGGGTTATGCCTGCCATGCCCTCAGCATGGCCTATGGTCAGCGCCACGCTGCTGAACTGGCGGCCGCATCACGGGTAGCCGCATCGCTTAAGGCAGAGGCCCACAAAGTGGTGCATATCGGGCTCGATGACATCGGGGGTTCTGCATTGACGGACCGTTCCATACAGGTCCCGGAAGAGATGGGCAATGGCATTCCAGTGACCTATGTACCGGCGAGAAACACGGTATTTCTCTCCCTGGCCCTGGGGTGGGCCGAGGTTCTGGATGCCCAGGATATCTTCATCGGCGTCAACGCGGTGGACTACTCAGGTTACCCTGACTGTCGACCGCAATTCATCGAGGCCTTTCAAAACCTCGCCAATCTGGCCACCAAGGCGGCTGATGAGGGCGGCACCTATAAAATACATACACCGCTGATCAATCTGACCAAGGCGGAAATCATCCGACGAGGAGTGGAGCTGGGCGTGGACTACAGTATGACTGTCTCATGTTATCAGGCCAGCGAAGCGGGAGAGGCCTGCGGTGTCTGCGACTCCTGCCGTCTGCGTGCAAAAGGCTTTAGCGACGCCGGAATTGTCGATCCTACCCGCTACCTGAATTTAGATTGATGGCAACAACTCGGTCTCCATTGGATGGGTTACTGCAAGGGAATGTTGCTGAGTGGAGTGGTTGACATGGACAGGGATGAATACAAGAAGGGTGTTGAGGCAACATTCAATGATGTTTCACATCGCTATGATGAAAACAGATTCTTTGCCATCTCTGCAGCGAAAATGGCAGAGCTGGTCCCGCCAGCTGAAAGTTTGAGCATACTTGATCTCTCGACTGGTACTGGGGCCGTTGCTCTTGAAGTTGTCGACAAACACCCGAGTGCCCACATACATGCCATCGACCTGTCCCAGGGGATGCTGGAGATAGCCATATCAAAGGCACGGGAGAAAGGGATATCCAACATAGAGTTCATACAGTGCGATGTGGATTCTATCGCATACGACAAGCATACTTTTGATATCGTTACTTGTGGCTACGGCCTCTTCTTCTATCCAGATATGGAGGCGACTTACCAGGCGATTTGTAAAACCATCAAACCTGGTGGCAGGTTTTTATTTTCATCATTTACCGAGCAAGCCTTCAATCCCCATGCCGAACTATTTCTGCGACGACTGGAGCATGGTTACAGTGTTGAACCGCCATCACGATTGAGAGAGAGACTCAAGACGAAACAGCAGATCGAGGCGTTAGTGGCCGGCAGTGAATTTCGCGCAGTCGATGTGATACATGAGCCGATTCGATATCCTATCAGCATTAACGATTGGTGGGCTTTATTAAACAGTGCTGGATTTAAATCACTGCTTGATAAATTGGATAAAAAAAGCCTCGAACGATTCAAGCAAGAGCACCTTGCAGAGATTCAGGCGTTATCTGATGATCCTGGTCTCGAACTGAATGCCGATACCCTATACGCGGTGGTGACTTTTTAATTGACTTACGCGATGTATAGGAATTATCTGTAAACGATCTATGAGCGGAGGATCTCGTTTCCCGGTTTCACCAGATAGTAAACAGCAGGAATCGAAGTTCCGGGTCCGGTTGCGAGCTCTCATTTGTCTGATTGCCTAACTGCAGTGACTTGGTTTTTTAACGACCCAAACTTAGTGATAGAGCAACTCCGCCCAACGACCTAATTCAACCAAGTCGCTTTTGGCTTTGTCCCATGCATCTGCCGAGCCGAATGTCTCGGCCATTACTTTGTCAAATACCTCGGCAGCCTTATCCTGGCCGGCCAGATAGATATAGGTGTTGGGATCGCGTATCAGACGGGCGCACTCATCGATATGGGCTTGCAGACTCTCCTGCAGGCCCTGTTCGGCACCGGTGAGGGGGCGGTCTGTCAATACACTGAAGGCCTTGAAGGTCTGATCGTCGTAGAATTGGGTCAGGTCTTTCTGCTGATCATTCATATACAGCAGGTTCATGCCCCCGCGATCGCCGTAGAATAGTCTGACATCCCCTTTCCAGCCGGCATGCTGATCGTAGATCTGACGCACGAAGGCACGAAAGGGAGCGATACCGGTACCGGTACCGATCATCAGCAGATTGCTGGAGGTGTCGGTCGGTATCTTGAAGGGACTCTTGTAGGGGCCGGTGATCTTGATCTTGTCACCCACCTTGGCATCACACAGGTAGTTTGAAGCGATGCCCGGGTATTGCTCCCCTGAGATCTCGTCCAGATAGAAACAGCGTCTTACCAGCAGTTCCAACTCCACGTTCTGGCTGGCGCCGGTTTCCACCGGATTGGCTATCGAGTAGCGACGATGGTGAAACTCGTTGCCGAACTGATGAGGGCCGGGTACCAGGACACCGATCGACTGACCGGCGGCATAGCGGAAAGAGGGCTCATCGATCTGCAGTATCAGTTGGCGTACCTCGTCCGTTGTCTCCGGTGTGATGCGTGTGGTTGATTTGAGCGTGGCAACACAACTGCTCTCTAGAAGGATTTCGTCAGCGCTGTCAGACATGGTAAATTCCCATTAATTCTTTTAATAACAATTAATTATAATGTTTGTTCGGTGCAGCATGGATGCATTATAAAGAGAAATTCTGCAACGCTCCAGTCGCAATAGATATACCAAGTTACTTGCTGACACCTAATGTCGGTGCAGAGAAAAAGCCTATTTCCAACCCTCGGCGCCTGACGGTCGTCTTTCTCCGACGCCCCGACACGACTTCCCTGTCGTGAAGGGGCTTACGCGGCATCCGTGCCGCTACTGCGAAAGACAACCGTCAGGCGCCTACCCGCGTCTCTAGCGTTTCTTGACTGACGCTATCAGGTGCTGTCATAAACCGAATTCTTGGTGGGTGGATCCAGAGATACCACTAAGCTGAAATGAAATGTGACTAACAATGGGCAGATCGGCGAGAATGCTCTCATGTCTATTGATAAAGCCGAAAATATCGTTGCAGTTACCGTCACCTACAACGTGGATAGGGGATTTGAGGACGCCTTGCAGAGCTATTTGGATCAGGTCGCACAGGTCATCATTGTCGATAACAGCACTGATCCAAACAGCAGGGAGTGGCTGGCTGAGATTGTCTATTCCGCAGGCGAACGGGTGAAGCTGATACAAAACGGGCAAAACCTGGGGCTTGGCAAGGCACAGAATATAGGTATACGTGCAGCCCTGGATGGGGGGGCGACCTGGCTGCTGCTGATGGACGACGACAGCCGGGCCGCACCGGACATGGTGTCAGAACTGTTACGGACTGCTCTGCAACAAGAACCGGATGTTGCTATTTTCGCACCCCGGTACGATGAGCAGGGCGTCACCAGGGATGCGCGCTATGTGACCGCACCCCAGGGTGCCTATGGCAGCCCGCGTTTCACGATTCAGGACTTCTCCAACGCATCAACGCTCTCTCATCTGTTATTCGCCATCAGCTCCGGCAGTCTGATCAGGGCATCACTGTTCCGTGAGATAGGCCTGATCCGCGAATCCTTCAGCATCGATTACCTCGATGTGGACTTCAGCCTGCGTGCCCTG comes from the Candidatus Thiodiazotropha sp. CDECU1 genome and includes:
- a CDS encoding FAD-binding oxidoreductase, which translates into the protein MSDSADEILLESSCVATLKSTTRITPETTDEVRQLILQIDEPSFRYAAGQSIGVLVPGPHQFGNEFHHRRYSIANPVETGASQNVELELLVRRCFYLDEISGEQYPGIASNYLCDAKVGDKIKITGPYKSPFKIPTDTSSNLLMIGTGTGIAPFRAFVRQIYDQHAGWKGDVRLFYGDRGGMNLLYMNDQQKDLTQFYDDQTFKAFSVLTDRPLTGAEQGLQESLQAHIDECARLIRDPNTYIYLAGQDKAAEVFDKVMAETFGSADAWDKAKSDLVELGRWAELLYH
- a CDS encoding glycosyltransferase family 2 protein produces the protein MSIDKAENIVAVTVTYNVDRGFEDALQSYLDQVAQVIIVDNSTDPNSREWLAEIVYSAGERVKLIQNGQNLGLGKAQNIGIRAALDGGATWLLLMDDDSRAAPDMVSELLRTALQQEPDVAIFAPRYDEQGVTRDARYVTAPQGAYGSPRFTIQDFSNASTLSHLLFAISSGSLIRASLFREIGLIRESFSIDYLDVDFSLRALRGGYRIMAVADAVLYHQLGAQSEHRLFGRRFLAWNHSPRRRYTIYRNRTRIWRENLFSFPGFVIYDFLASLHDLFRILMFEESKTGKLWAAVKGIGVGLLGGGLIGYPVYLDDLSMATHSRR